The proteins below are encoded in one region of Candidatus Dormiibacterota bacterium:
- a CDS encoding NAD(P)/FAD-dependent oxidoreductase, with protein sequence MEEYDVVVLGSGSAAEGVWQNLRGRAVAVVEMHRVGGECPYVACMPSKAMLRSAEVRGMLRDAVAFGAAAAPGCDPGDGRAAYAAAVARRDRIADGRDDTGAARSLQRAGVALLRGRGRVAGPGVVDVDGTEVGYRDLVVATGSVAAVPALPGLDAVPTWTSDDALSSADLPASVAVLGGGPVGCELAQVLAAFGSRVVLVENAPRVLAKEEPLVSEVLLGSLRRAGVEVRLETTVAEARVASPGPGALLLLEGGGGIEVERVILATGRRPRVGGLGLDVLGVDVEDGALRVDERCAVPGVEHLWAAGDVTGVAPFTHTAGYQGSIIARNLMGEPARADYRALPRAVYTHPPLAAAGLTATAARERGIEVETASFDVGQTARALTEGAAEPTRGCLVLVADRARRVLVGASAVGPGADSWMGQAALAIHACVPVEVAAGMIQPFPTFGEALAPPLRELARRLR encoded by the coding sequence ATGGAGGAGTACGACGTCGTCGTGCTGGGCTCCGGCTCGGCCGCCGAGGGGGTGTGGCAGAACCTCCGCGGGCGCGCCGTGGCGGTGGTGGAGATGCACCGCGTCGGCGGCGAGTGCCCGTATGTCGCCTGCATGCCCAGCAAGGCGATGCTGCGGTCCGCGGAGGTCCGCGGGATGCTCCGCGACGCGGTGGCCTTCGGCGCCGCCGCCGCGCCCGGGTGCGACCCCGGCGACGGGCGTGCCGCCTACGCCGCCGCGGTGGCCCGGCGCGACCGCATCGCCGACGGCCGCGACGACACCGGGGCGGCCCGGAGCCTGCAGCGGGCCGGGGTCGCGCTCCTCCGCGGCCGCGGCCGGGTGGCCGGGCCCGGGGTGGTCGACGTCGACGGCACCGAGGTCGGGTACCGCGACCTCGTGGTCGCCACCGGGTCGGTGGCGGCGGTCCCGGCGCTGCCGGGGCTGGACGCGGTGCCCACCTGGACCAGCGACGACGCCCTGAGCAGCGCCGACCTGCCCGCCTCGGTGGCCGTCCTGGGCGGCGGGCCGGTGGGCTGCGAGCTCGCCCAGGTGCTCGCCGCCTTCGGCAGCCGGGTTGTGCTGGTGGAGAACGCGCCGCGGGTGCTCGCGAAGGAGGAGCCGCTGGTCTCCGAGGTGCTGCTCGGGTCGCTGCGGCGTGCCGGGGTGGAGGTGCGGCTGGAGACCACGGTCGCCGAGGCACGGGTCGCCAGCCCCGGTCCCGGCGCCCTGCTGCTGCTCGAGGGCGGGGGCGGCATCGAGGTCGAGCGTGTGATCCTGGCCACCGGCCGGAGGCCGCGGGTCGGAGGACTGGGGTTGGACGTCCTGGGCGTGGACGTGGAGGACGGGGCGCTGCGGGTCGACGAGCGCTGCGCGGTTCCTGGGGTCGAGCATCTCTGGGCGGCCGGCGACGTCACCGGTGTCGCCCCGTTCACCCACACCGCCGGGTACCAGGGCTCGATCATCGCCCGGAATCTCATGGGCGAGCCCGCCCGCGCCGACTACCGGGCCCTGCCCCGGGCGGTCTACACCCATCCGCCGCTGGCCGCCGCCGGCCTCACCGCCACAGCCGCGCGGGAGCGGGGCATCGAGGTGGAGACCGCCTCCTTCGACGTCGGCCAGACCGCCCGCGCGCTCACCGAGGGCGCCGCCGAGCCCACCCGCGGCTGCCTGGTGCTGGTCGCCGACCGCGCCCGGCGGGTGCTGGTGGGCGCGAGCGCGGTGGGACCGGGGGCCGACTCGTGGATGGGGCAGGCGGCGCTCGCCATCCACGCCTGCGTGCCCGTCGAGGTCGCCGCCGGCATGATCCAGCCGTTCCCGACCTTCGGCGAGGCGTTGGCGCCGCCGCTCCGCGAGCTGGCCAGGCGCCTCCGGTGA
- a CDS encoding type 1 glutamine amidotransferase domain-containing protein, with protein sequence MAMRVACVLDGDFEDSEFRGPWDALRRAGHEVIVIGLEKGRELLGKKGEERVVAERGIDDVSAGDFDALLIPGGYSPDHLRADRRMVDFTRAFFTSERPVFAICHGPQLLMTARVVRGRRMTAWLTIQDDLEQVGADVVDEEVVVDRRLVTSRKPDDIPAFSREALRMLETVSAGRR encoded by the coding sequence ATCGCCATGCGCGTTGCATGCGTCCTCGACGGCGATTTCGAGGATTCGGAGTTTCGCGGCCCCTGGGACGCCCTCCGCCGGGCCGGCCACGAGGTGATCGTGATCGGCCTCGAGAAGGGCAGGGAGCTGCTCGGCAAGAAGGGGGAGGAGCGGGTCGTCGCCGAGCGCGGCATCGACGACGTCTCCGCCGGCGACTTCGACGCCCTCCTCATCCCCGGCGGCTACTCGCCGGACCACCTCCGGGCCGACCGCCGCATGGTCGACTTCACCCGGGCCTTCTTCACCAGCGAGCGGCCGGTGTTCGCGATCTGCCACGGTCCCCAGCTGCTGATGACCGCACGGGTGGTGCGCGGCCGCCGGATGACCGCCTGGCTCACCATCCAGGACGACCTCGAGCAGGTCGGCGCCGACGTGGTCGACGAGGAGGTGGTGGTCGACCGCCGCCTGGTCACCTCGCGCAAGCCCGACGACATCCCCGCCTTCTCGCGGGAGGCGCTGCGGATGCTCGAGACCGTCTCCGCGGGGCGGCGGTGA